In a single window of the Dreissena polymorpha isolate Duluth1 chromosome 3, UMN_Dpol_1.0, whole genome shotgun sequence genome:
- the LOC127870768 gene encoding ribosome-releasing factor 2, mitochondrial-like, translating into MWKIIRIASKVHLNKSSRRLRISFKHFKRLSSTFPSSSQQVTTNSDTDLQLIRNIGIMAHIDAGKTTTTERMLYYSGFTRHLGDVDHGNTVTDYLQEERERGITIVSAAVLFKWNKHQINLIDTPGHVDFTVEVERSLRVLDGAVTVLDASAGVEAQTLTVWKQASRYKIPKIIFLNKMDKHGANFNMCLKSIRERLHVQPIPIHLPIGKERDFVGLVDLVSLEQKIWDSSKCPDGSVYETEKLDLDNDSPSSRMVHNERDALIGILSEYDENIQTHVLNDVKNEDIPSSDIENAIRNITINNDAVIVLCGSAKRNIGVQPLLDAVVKYLPCPSDIKHNFLEYYGSNLCALTFKIVHDKHRGALTYVRVYQGVLKAGESIYNMNLNTVEKIGKQDLFQVNADEYRQVKEVGAGNIACVGGLNDVRSGDTFTDSSKTAKHASEMYAKLTGQTNTSTDEFESPVLAGLNVPPPVFFCSIEAPSVSKQRDMEQALNKIQREDPSLKVELDNESGQLVVKGMGELHLEIVKHRLLSDFGVDAYMGPLQINYREKVLHKLEHTDQLENIIGKTKNLVTMTIQLLPSEAGHMFKQAKFEGEEMPIMFRTPGHVFTKAVNRGFESALNCGPLLSSQVIDVDVVVTQIHVERGTSVSFVSAAASHTITQALEKADCCLMEPIMAMEIHVDSASAQAVMNNLIQRRGEVTEDLVNNDYRILHVLAPLANLVGYSTDLRTMTSGTASFSMELDHYAKLSEEEERKIIQKKTGLL; encoded by the exons ATGTGGAAAATTATAAGAATTGCATCAAAAGTGCACTTAAATAAATCATCTAGGCGGTTAAGAATTTCATTTAAGCACTTTAAACGTTTGTCAAGTACATTTCCTTCTTCCAGTCAGCAAGTCACGACAAACTCTGACACTGACCTTCAGTTGATAAGAAATATTGGAATTATGGCACACATTGATGCAGGGAAAACTACCACAACTGAAAGAATGCTGTATTATTCAGGGTTCACTAGGCACCTAG GTGACGTGGATCATGGGAATACAGTAACAGACTATCTGCAGGAAGAGAGAGAGCGTGGCATCACAATTGTGTCTGCAGCAGTCTTATTTAAGTGGAATAAGCACCAAATTAATCTCATTGACACACCag GTCATGTTGACTTCACAGTGGAAGTGGAGAGGTCCCTAAGAGTCCTAGATGGTGCTGTCACAGTGCTGGATGCCTCAGCTG GTGTTGAAGCCCAAACTCTGACAGTTTGGAAACAGGCCAGTAGGtacaaaataccaaaaataatttTCCTCAACAAGATGGATAAGCATGGTGCAAACTTCAATATGTGCTTAAAATCCATCAGAGAACGTCTGCATGTGCAACCGATTCCTATACATCTTCCAATAGGCAAGGAAAGAGACTTTGTTGGCCTGGTAGATTTAGTTTCACTCGAACAGAAAATCTGGGATTCTAGCAAGTGCCCAGATGGAAGTGTTTATGAAACAGAGAAACTTGACCTAGACAACGACAGTCCATCAAGTCGAATGGTTCACAATGAAAGGGATGCCCTGATAGGCATTCTTTCAGAGTACGATGAAAATATTCAGACTCATGTCTTGAATGATGTAAAGAATGAGGATATACCATCATCGGATATTGAAAACGCTATACGAAATATTACCATCAATAACGATGCAGTTATAGTGCTCTGTGGTAGTGCTAAAAGAAACATTGGCGTTCAGCCGTTGTTAGATGCTGTTGTCAAGTACCTACCATGCCCTAGCgatataaaacacaattttctagAATACTACGGTAGCAATCTATGCGCACTGACATTTAAAATAGTGCATGATAAACACAGGGGGGCGTTAACATATGTTCGTGTATATCAGGGAGTCCTGAAAGCAGGTGaatctatttataacatgaatcTGAACACAGTGGAGAAGATTGGCAAACAGGACTTGTTTCAAGTAAACGCAGACGAATATCGACAGGTGAAAGAGGTTGGAGCTGGGAATATTGCGTGTGTTGGAGGCTTAAATGAT GTAAGAAGTGGTGACACATTTACAGATAGCTCGAAAACAGCTAAACATGCTTCGGAAATGTATGCCAAACTCACTGGACAGACCAATACAAGCACTGATGAATTTGAAAGCCCAGTGCTGGCAGGTTTGAATGTCCCGCCTCCTGTCTTCTTTTGTTCCATCGAGGCACCGAGCGTTTCTAAGCAACGTGATATGGAGCAGGCCCTGAATAAGATACAGCGTGAGGATCCCAGCTTGAAa GTGGAGCTGGACAATGAGTCTGGTCAGCTGGTTGTGAAAGGGATGGGAGAGCTGCATCTGGAGATTGTCAAACACCGTCTGCTCTCAGACTTCGGCGTGGATGCCTATATGGGGCCGCTTCAG ATCAACTACAGAGAGAAAGTCTTACACAAACTAGAGCACACTGACCAGTTGGAGAACATTATTGGCAAGACCAAAAACCTTGTAACTATGACGATCCAGCTTCTTCCCTCTGAGGCCGGTCACATGTTTAAACAGGCCAAGTTTGAAGGTGAGGAGATGCCTATCATGTTCAGGACGCCTGGTCATGTCTTCACAAAGGCTGTGAACAGAGGCTTTGAGTCAGCTCTTAATTGCG GTCCATTACTGTCGTCGCAAGTGATTGATGTGGATGTTGTTGTAACACAGATACACGTAGAACGCGGCACATCCGTCAGCTTCGTTAGTGCAGCTGCATCACACACTATCACTCAGGCGTTGGAAAAGGCGGATTGCTGCCTAATGGAACCAATCATGGCAATGGAG ATCCACGTGGATAGCGCCTCTGCCCAGGCAGTCATGAACAATCTCATTCAGAGGCGTGGGGAGGTTACAGAGGACCTAGTCAACAATGACTACCGAATTCTGCATGTTCTGGCCCCCCTGGCCAACCTAGTGGGCTATTCCACTGACCTCAGAACCATGACCTCTGGGACAGCCTCATTTTCAATGGAGCTTGACCATTATGCAAAGCTCTCTGAAGAGGAGGAGAGAAAGATCATTCAAAAGAAGACTGGGCTGTTGTAA